The Lepus europaeus isolate LE1 chromosome 5, mLepTim1.pri, whole genome shotgun sequence genome includes the window GACGGTCTGTGGTAGAGCAGAGGCTTGAAACCAGGTCCGTGTGGTATCAGAGCCCATGAGGCAACCTCTCCTGCCTGCCGTCATCCTACACACTCAGGGCCTGTCTTCTTCACCCCTTAGTCTCACACAGGTCCCACAGCACAGAACCAGGCTTGGTGCTGACACTGGGCCAAGGCGACGTgggccagctggggctgggtgagaatgtgatggaaagaaagaagccaGCCCTGGTGCCTATTCCAGAGGAAGTTGTGCAGGCCGAGGCCGGTGGCATGCATACTGTGTGTCTAAGCAAGAGTGGCCAGGTAGGTTGGGGCTGGCCAGGTAGGTGGGGCAGAGCCTGAGGCTTGCGGGCGTGGGGCAGGGCCTTTGAGCCACACGTTTCCctgtggaagtggagctggggagcCAAGCAGGGAGGGCCTCAAAAGCAGTGGACTGCGAGGCCAGACCTTGCAGTAACGGGGACGTGCTGGGCACAGGTCTACTCCTTCGGCTGCAACGACGAGGGTGCCCTGGGAAGGGACACGTCAGCGGAGGGGTCAGAGATGGTCCCCGGGAAAGTGGAGCTGCAAGAGAAGGTGGTACAGGTGTCAGCAGGAGACAGTCACACAGCAGCCCTCACCGAGGATGGCCGTGTCTTCCTGTGGGGCTCTTTCCGGGTAAGGCTGGCTGTGCCAGACTGCACGGGGCCCGGCTGGCAGAGGCAGGCATGACTGGCCGCTAAGTGCCGTGTCCTTCCCGCCAGGACAACAATGGTATGATTGGGCTGCTGGAGCCCATGAAGAAGAGCTTGGTGCCCGTGCAGGTGCAGCTGGACGTGCCCGTGGTGAAGGTGGCCTCAGGTGAGTTTGGGATAGGCCCTCACTTCGGCAGGAGTGAAAGAAGCTTGttctgggcctggctcagccttggaccTGACAAGCGAGCCCtgcatccactgccttcctctcGGCCTTAGGAAATGACCACTTGGTGATGCTGACAACTGACGGCGACCTCTATACCTTGGGCTGCGGGGAGCAAGGCCAGCTGGGTCGTGTACCTGAGTTATTTGCCAACCGTGGTGGCCGGCAGGGCCTGGGTAAGTGTCTTAAAGGTAACAGGGCAATTTGGCAAGCCAGAgaaggccaaaggcagaagggaCCCTGTGTTATGTCAGACAGACTCGCGGTGCTGCCCTGGTCTTGCCACccactggctgtgtgaccctgaaTGTAGTTTCCTTATCTCTAAACGTACCTACGTCTCGGCTGACGTCACTGGGTTGTTGTGCAAGTAAATGAGGTAACTGGAAGAATGTCTGGCGTATGGTAAGTTCCATGTAAGTGTTACCTCTGATGACTGGGAATTGGAGCAAGGCACTGGCGCTCTTGGCCTTTTTCCTCTCCTGTAAAATACGGGTAAGAGCTCCTAGTTAGCATCTCTCCAAGGGCTTTTGTCATTTAGGGAAAACAGGTTCACAGATAGAGAAGAGAGGCCCCATGTCTGTcactgactctggcttcctgtctgcctGCAGAACGACTCCTGGTCCCCAGGTGTGTGCTGCTGAAATCCAGGGGAACCCGGGGCCACGTGAGATTCCAGGATGCCTTCTGTGGTGCCTATTTCACTTTTGCCATCTCTCGAGAGGGCCATGTGTATGGCTTCGGCCTCTCCAACTACCATCAGCTTGGTGAGTCCCAAGCCCGGCCTCAGGGATGACCCCAGTGACCAGGGCCCCAATCCTGACTCCACTGCTCATTAACTGTGCACTCGTGGGGTTCCCTGACCTCTCAGAGCCACAGCTCTGTCACCTGTGGAGTAAGGATGTCCAGTCCTAGGGGTGGAGGGCCTGGCTGTGGGAGGGGATTGGGAAGGACAGCTTCACCCCTGACAGCTCTCTGGGCCTTTCCCCAGGAACCCCAGGCacggagtcttgcttcatacccCAGAACCTGACATCGTTCAAGAACTCCACCAAGTCCTGGGTGGGCTTCTCTGGCGGCCAGCACCATACAGTCTGCATGGATTCTGAGGGTAGGCCCCCCCAGAGCCCTCTAGGTTGGAGGTGCATGTTTCCTGGGTTCAGGTCTCGCTACACTCCTGTGGTCCTTGGAATCTGGGTCTGTTCCATGGGTTGAGCCACACGTGGGTCTGTGAAGCCACCCCCTTCCCCCAGAGTCCTGGTGTCCTAGGTGTGAGTGCTATGGGGGGCCCACGTGGAGGTTCCCCTAGGCCCCCTCCCAAACAAGGAAGAGATTGCAGACCTCTTGACCacctgggagcagggagaggctCCCATGGTCACAGGCGCTCACGTGGCCCGCTGCCAGTTTTGCCTGGAGCATGCCCTTTGCCACTGCTCatttgtctccctcctcccctagGAAAAGCGTACAGCCTGGGCCGAGCTGAGTACGGGCGGCTGGGCCTTGGGGAGGGTGCCGAAGAGAAGAGCATACCCACCCTCATCTCCAAGCTGCCCGCTGTCACCTCCGTGGCGTGTGGGGCCTCTGTGGGGTATGCCGTGACCAAGGACGGTGAGTGGGGCTGCCCACACTCGGGCTGGTTGGGGCCTGAGCATGGTGATTTTAAGAGCACTTCCCAGCGGGCTGGGCTGTCCATTCCAGGTGGAGCAGGAGGCggagagcagggctggcagcAGCACTGCCTGGCTCCTCGTTCTCAGGCGTGGTGGCTTTGATGAATGTAAAGCGAGTAAAGGAATCACTGTAGTAAAGGTGATTTGTCCCTCAGAGGGGGAAAACAGCAAAGGCGAAGATCTCTCTGAAggccagagaggagagggggccTAGAGCCAGGCTGCAGACTCCTAACCCAGGCCCTGTGTTACTCTACATGCCGGTGACCCCTCATGGACCGCCTAGATTGTGCCAGCTTCCCAGAGACTCGTACTTGGTGTCTTCTCAGGAAAAAAGAGGCTTAGTAGTCAAAGGGGCTGGCAGGCCCAGCAGCAGAGATGGGTGCAAGTGACCCCACAGCCTGAGAGGAAGAAGACCCTGCAGAGGAGGGGCTTGCACGGCTCCTCGACCGGACCAGTCCTTTAGGGAGTGAAGGGTGGCTGGTCCTAGAGAGCAAAGGGTGGCGCAAAACCCCAGAGGGCAGCTGGGGCTACGGAGCTGTGAGTGCCATGCCTGGGGAGTGCCTAGCAGGGAGAGGCCTTGGGCACTATAGACGGATGGTGGTCTCTGGTTTACTAGGTTATTTTGGTCTGTCTCCTGGACTCCTCCCAACCCCCCTGGACTCCTCGAGGTTGTGATCTTGCCTCACCGCGATGGGCATGGCCAGGTTTTACCCGATCTAAGGCTTCTCAGGCTACGGAAAGCTGGGGCCGGGGATCCTGGAGACAGCTGCCTGCCTTTCCTTCCCTTGCAGGTCGTGCCTTTGCCTGGGGCATGGGCACCAGCTACCAGCTGGGCACAGGGCAAGATGAGGATGCCTGGAGCCCCGTAGAGATGACGGGAAAGCAACTGGAGAACCGTGTGGTCTTGTCTGTGTCCAGCGGGGGCCAGCACACAGTCTTGTTAGTCAAGGACAAGGAGCAGAGCTGATGAAGCCTctgtgggcctggcctggcccctcacCCACCCTCGTGCAACA containing:
- the RCC1 gene encoding regulator of chromosome condensation isoform X1; the encoded protein is MECSGDPGGDPCPGGSGMAVQDRKMPPKRIAKRRSPPEDAIPKSKKVKDARNQAVRAAPSRHVPGAHSCRGACGPSPPDQRIRPVSHRSHSTEPGLVLTLGQGDVGQLGLGENVMERKKPALVPIPEEVVQAEAGGMHTVCLSKSGQVYSFGCNDEGALGRDTSAEGSEMVPGKVELQEKVVQVSAGDSHTAALTEDGRVFLWGSFRDNNGMIGLLEPMKKSLVPVQVQLDVPVVKVASGNDHLVMLTTDGDLYTLGCGEQGQLGRVPELFANRGGRQGLERLLVPRCVLLKSRGTRGHVRFQDAFCGAYFTFAISREGHVYGFGLSNYHQLGTPGTESCFIPQNLTSFKNSTKSWVGFSGGQHHTVCMDSEGKAYSLGRAEYGRLGLGEGAEEKSIPTLISKLPAVTSVACGASVGYAVTKDGRAFAWGMGTSYQLGTGQDEDAWSPVEMTGKQLENRVVLSVSSGGQHTVLLVKDKEQS
- the RCC1 gene encoding regulator of chromosome condensation isoform X3, with translation MPPKRIAKRRSPPEDAIPKSKKVKDARNQAVRAAPSRHVPGAHSCRGACGPSPPDQRIRPVSHRSHSTEPGLVLTLGQGDVGQLGLGENVMERKKPALVPIPEEVVQAEAGGMHTVCLSKSGQVYSFGCNDEGALGRDTSAEGSEMVPGKVELQEKVVQVSAGDSHTAALTEDGRVFLWGSFRDNNGMIGLLEPMKKSLVPVQVQLDVPVVKVASGNDHLVMLTTDGDLYTLGCGEQGQLGRVPELFANRGGRQGLERLLVPRCVLLKSRGTRGHVRFQDAFCGAYFTFAISREGHVYGFGLSNYHQLGTPGTESCFIPQNLTSFKNSTKSWVGFSGGQHHTVCMDSEGKAYSLGRAEYGRLGLGEGAEEKSIPTLISKLPAVTSVACGASVGYAVTKDGRAFAWGMGTSYQLGTGQDEDAWSPVEMTGKQLENRVVLSVSSGGQHTVLLVKDKEQS
- the RCC1 gene encoding regulator of chromosome condensation isoform X4, whose product is MECSGDPGGDPCPGGSGMAVQDRKMPPKRIAKRRSPPEDAIPKSKKVKVSHRSHSTEPGLVLTLGQGDVGQLGLGENVMERKKPALVPIPEEVVQAEAGGMHTVCLSKSGQVYSFGCNDEGALGRDTSAEGSEMVPGKVELQEKVVQVSAGDSHTAALTEDGRVFLWGSFRDNNGMIGLLEPMKKSLVPVQVQLDVPVVKVASGNDHLVMLTTDGDLYTLGCGEQGQLGRVPELFANRGGRQGLERLLVPRCVLLKSRGTRGHVRFQDAFCGAYFTFAISREGHVYGFGLSNYHQLGTPGTESCFIPQNLTSFKNSTKSWVGFSGGQHHTVCMDSEGKAYSLGRAEYGRLGLGEGAEEKSIPTLISKLPAVTSVACGASVGYAVTKDGRAFAWGMGTSYQLGTGQDEDAWSPVEMTGKQLENRVVLSVSSGGQHTVLLVKDKEQS
- the RCC1 gene encoding regulator of chromosome condensation isoform X2; the encoded protein is MECSGDPGGDPCPGGSGMAVQDRKMPPKRIAKRRSPPEDAIPKSKKVKDARNQAVRAAPSRHVPGAHSCRVSHRSHSTEPGLVLTLGQGDVGQLGLGENVMERKKPALVPIPEEVVQAEAGGMHTVCLSKSGQVYSFGCNDEGALGRDTSAEGSEMVPGKVELQEKVVQVSAGDSHTAALTEDGRVFLWGSFRDNNGMIGLLEPMKKSLVPVQVQLDVPVVKVASGNDHLVMLTTDGDLYTLGCGEQGQLGRVPELFANRGGRQGLERLLVPRCVLLKSRGTRGHVRFQDAFCGAYFTFAISREGHVYGFGLSNYHQLGTPGTESCFIPQNLTSFKNSTKSWVGFSGGQHHTVCMDSEGKAYSLGRAEYGRLGLGEGAEEKSIPTLISKLPAVTSVACGASVGYAVTKDGRAFAWGMGTSYQLGTGQDEDAWSPVEMTGKQLENRVVLSVSSGGQHTVLLVKDKEQS